AAGGAGATACCGCTTTATCCATTACGGTATCTACGATTAACACCTTGATTGCTCCCTTTATTACGCCTTTTATGTTTGCCTTATTGGTAGGCTCTATTGTGCCAGTTGATGCCAACGCTATTTTGTTTGACATCTTGAAAATTGTTTTGGTGCCAGTTGTTCTAGGCGCGGTTATCCGCGCTGTGGCATCTGATTTCGTCGATAAGATTATGCCGATTATTCCCATTGTGTCGGTTGTAGCTATTTTTGTCACTACGAGCTCCGGCTTTGCTTTGAGTGCCAATAAATTGGCGGATGTAGCGATTGTTGCAGTGTTGGCTGTAGTTTTGCACAATTCCTTGGGCCTTGCGACTGGTTACTGGGCTGCACGGGGCGTGGGCATGCCTCCGTATAAATCGAAAGCTTTGTGTTTTGAAATTGGCATGGAAAACGGCGGTTTGGCCATGGCATTGGCATTGGCGCATCTGGCGCCGTTGGCCTTTATTCCAGCGGCTATCTTCAACTTGGTGCATAATCTGACCGGTCCTATGCTGGCCAGCTATTGGCGAGAAAAAGAAGAAAAACTGGAAGCGCAGCAGCAACTGGAAAAAGCGGCGCAGTAGTGAAGTAAATTTGAGCAAGGAGGTTTTTGATTGTGGAAAACATGACCTTGGACTTAGCTAAAAAACTTGGCGCTTATGCAGAAGAGCTGGTGGTCAAAGAATACGGAGCTAAGCCTTTCAGTGTAGCGGTATGCGATAAGGACGGCTTTATGGTGCTTTTCAACAAGTTGGATGGCGCCAAGCTATTGACGATTAAATTGACGCCGAACAAAGCATATACGGCGGTCCGCATGGGCGTTAGTACTGCGGATTTTCTGCGTCGGCTGCAAACAGACAATCTTAATATTTCGTATTTTGCCGATGAAAACTTTGTGGGCATGCCAGGCGGCGTGCCGGTGTTGAATGCCCAACAGCAGATCATAGGTGCTGTTGGCATCGGTGGCTTGAAAGAAGACGGCGAGGTAGCTGTGAAGGTTGCAGCGGCAGCGGCTGCGCTGTAGACGCTAGTTTGCAGCTAACAAGTGTATCACATACTGTTGACTGATTGTTTTGGACCGACGTATGATGTTATACTGAAATGGTAAAAATAGCATCAGGAGGTCCGAATGCAAGCAGAAACATTCTTAAAGGAAATTGGCGGCAAATCCGTTGTTGAGCAGATTGTTGAAAATATTACTAATGCTATCATTAACGGGGAATTGAAGCCGGGGGATAAAATACCGACGGAAAATGAATTGGGCGCGTCTATGGGGGTAGGCCGTAATTCGGTGCGTGAAGCTATCAAGATTCTGGTGGCCTATGGCGTGCTGGTAATCAAACGGGCCGAAGGAACTTTCGTCAAGCAGGACTATGACAAGAAGATGCTCTTTCCGGTGCTGTACGGCATTATCCTACAAAAAGATTCCGCCAAGCAGCTGGTAGAGATGCGCAAAATTATTGATGTGGGTATTTTACAGTTGGCGATCGACAAGCTGGACTTTCAGTCGTTGCATAAGCTGGAACAGGCCATGAAGGAATTGGAGCGGACCATGTCGGCAGCGCAGGTAAAGGCCAGTGACATTTTTGAAGCGGATACCGAGTTTCATAAGGTGTTGGTGGATGTCACGGGGAACGCGCTTTTAGAGGGCATCTGCTACTATGTCGACCAAATTACCAAAGCATCCAGGTTAAAAGCCATCGAGATGTTTTTGGATACAGAGGCCACTGAAGAATTTCTGCGTATGCACCAGGATATGTTGCAGGTGCTGCAGGAAAAAAATCGCGCTAGGATTAGTGAAGTCATTGAAAAACATTATGAATACTGGGAAAAAGTAAGCTTGTGACTTGTAGGTGGCGAGCTGGGAGGCTGTATCTGTGCTTGTTTCTTTCAACAATATCTTGCAGCAAGCGTACCAGGAGAAGTACGCAGTAGGCTCATTTAACGGTTATAATTATGAAACCTTTAAAGGCATTATCGAGGCTGGCGCGGAGGCCAAGCAGGCGGTTATTCTGGCTTTTGGCGCTAAGTATTTGAAAAATATGTCGTTGGAAACAGCAGTCTCGTTAGCTAAAAGCTTAAGCGAAGACAGCGGCGCGCCGGTCTGTTTGCACTTAGATCATTGCAGTAGCTTAGATACGGTGTTTCGTG
This genomic window from uncultured Anaeromusa sp. contains:
- a CDS encoding GntR family transcriptional regulator; amino-acid sequence: MQAETFLKEIGGKSVVEQIVENITNAIINGELKPGDKIPTENELGASMGVGRNSVREAIKILVAYGVLVIKRAEGTFVKQDYDKKMLFPVLYGIILQKDSAKQLVEMRKIIDVGILQLAIDKLDFQSLHKLEQAMKELERTMSAAQVKASDIFEADTEFHKVLVDVTGNALLEGICYYVDQITKASRLKAIEMFLDTEATEEFLRMHQDMLQVLQEKNRARISEVIEKHYEYWEKVSL
- a CDS encoding heme-binding protein; translated protein: MTLDLAKKLGAYAEELVVKEYGAKPFSVAVCDKDGFMVLFNKLDGAKLLTIKLTPNKAYTAVRMGVSTADFLRRLQTDNLNISYFADENFVGMPGGVPVLNAQQQIIGAVGIGGLKEDGEVAVKVAAAAAAL
- a CDS encoding bile acid:sodium symporter family protein — encoded protein: MIEKLGNIVKFITKYFSVWIILGVVAAFYQPEPFKPLAKYVPYCIMAVMLSMGLTVSLGDFKLVFSRPKDVFWGIVLRYMIMPFIALALTKVLDLPPVLAAGLILVGCCPSGVASNVMTFLAKGDTALSITVSTINTLIAPFITPFMFALLVGSIVPVDANAILFDILKIVLVPVVLGAVIRAVASDFVDKIMPIIPIVSVVAIFVTTSSGFALSANKLADVAIVAVLAVVLHNSLGLATGYWAARGVGMPPYKSKALCFEIGMENGGLAMALALAHLAPLAFIPAAIFNLVHNLTGPMLASYWREKEEKLEAQQQLEKAAQ